A genomic region of Pseudomonas abietaniphila contains the following coding sequences:
- the rplL gene encoding 50S ribosomal protein L7/L12, with product MSISQDDILNAVAEMSVLQVVELIKAFEEKFGVSAAAASAGPAAAAAVVEEQTEFNVMLTEAGEKKVNVIKAVRELTGLGLKEAKAVVDGAPAMVLEAVAKDAADKAKAALEEAGAKVELK from the coding sequence ATGTCTATCTCTCAAGACGATATCCTCAACGCCGTAGCTGAAATGTCCGTTCTGCAGGTTGTTGAGCTGATCAAAGCTTTCGAAGAAAAATTCGGCGTTAGCGCTGCTGCTGCTTCGGCTGGTCCAGCTGCTGCTGCCGCTGTTGTTGAAGAGCAAACCGAATTCAACGTCATGCTGACCGAAGCTGGCGAGAAGAAAGTTAACGTCATTAAAGCAGTTCGTGAACTGACCGGTCTGGGCCTGAAAGAAGCCAAGGCAGTCGTTGACGGCGCTCCAGCAATGGTTCTGGAAGCAGTCGCAAAAGACGCTGCTGACAAAGCCAAAGCTGCTCTGGAAGAAGCAGGCGCTAAAGTCGAGCTGAAGTAA
- the rplJ gene encoding 50S ribosomal protein L10, translating into MAIKLEDKKAIVAEVNEAAKVALSAVVADARGVTVGAMTGLRKEAREAGVYVRVVRNTLLKRAVADTEYSVLNDAFTGPTLIAFSNEHPGAAARLFKEFAKGQDKFEIKAAAFEGKFLAANQIDVLATLPTRDEAISQLMSVIQGATSKLARTLAAVREQKEAAAA; encoded by the coding sequence GTGGCAATTAAACTCGAAGACAAGAAGGCCATCGTCGCTGAAGTCAACGAGGCTGCCAAAGTCGCTCTGTCCGCTGTCGTGGCTGATGCCCGTGGCGTAACAGTAGGCGCGATGACCGGACTCCGTAAAGAGGCTCGTGAAGCTGGCGTTTACGTACGCGTTGTACGTAACACCCTGCTCAAGCGCGCTGTTGCTGACACTGAATACAGTGTCCTCAACGATGCGTTCACCGGCCCGACCTTGATCGCGTTCTCCAACGAACACCCAGGCGCTGCTGCCCGTTTGTTCAAAGAGTTCGCTAAGGGTCAGGACAAGTTCGAGATCAAGGCAGCTGCGTTCGAGGGCAAGTTCCTCGCAGCTAATCAGATCGACGTACTGGCAACCTTGCCGACCCGTGACGAAGCAATTTCTCAGCTGATGAGCGTGATTCAAGGCGCTACCAGCAAATTGGCTCGTACTCTGGCGGCAGTTCGCGAACAGAAAGAAGCTGCTGCAGCCTAA
- the rplA gene encoding 50S ribosomal protein L1: MAKLTKRQKAIASKVEAGKSYSFNDAAALLTELSTVKFSESVDVAVNLGVDPRKSDQVVRSATVLPHGTGKTVRVAVFTQGPAAEAALAAGADRVGMDDLAAEMKGGDLNYDVVIASPDAMRVVGQLGQILGPRGLMPNPKVGTVTPDVANAVKNAKAGQVRYRTDKNGIIHTSVGKVGFDADKLRENVEALIADLKRIKPASSKGIYVKRVTLSTTMGPGLVIDQGSLNA; encoded by the coding sequence ATGGCTAAGCTGACCAAACGCCAAAAGGCAATCGCTTCCAAAGTTGAAGCTGGCAAGTCTTATAGCTTCAACGATGCGGCAGCTCTGCTGACCGAGCTGTCGACCGTTAAATTCAGCGAGTCCGTAGACGTTGCTGTGAACCTCGGTGTTGACCCGCGTAAATCTGACCAGGTTGTTCGTAGCGCTACTGTGCTGCCACACGGCACTGGCAAGACCGTTCGCGTTGCTGTCTTCACCCAGGGTCCAGCTGCTGAAGCTGCTCTGGCTGCCGGCGCTGATCGCGTTGGTATGGACGACCTGGCTGCCGAAATGAAAGGCGGCGACCTGAACTATGACGTCGTTATTGCCTCCCCGGACGCAATGCGTGTTGTAGGTCAGTTGGGTCAGATCCTCGGTCCACGTGGTCTGATGCCAAACCCGAAAGTCGGTACCGTTACTCCAGACGTAGCTAACGCGGTCAAGAACGCGAAAGCAGGTCAGGTTCGTTATCGCACCGACAAAAACGGCATCATCCACACTTCCGTAGGCAAAGTTGGCTTCGATGCTGACAAGCTGCGTGAGAACGTTGAAGCCTTGATCGCTGATCTGAAGCGTATCAAGCCAGCTTCCTCGAAAGGTATCTATGTCAAGCGCGTAACCCTGAGCACCACCATGGGTCCAGGCCTGGTCATCGACCAAGGTTCGTTGAACGCGTAA
- the rplK gene encoding 50S ribosomal protein L11: MAKKITAYIKLQVKAAQANPSPPVGPALGQHGVNIMEFCKAFNARTQGLEPGLPTPVIITVYSDRSFTFETKSTPASVLLKKAAGLTSGSARPNTVKVGTVTRAQLEDIAKIKNADLTAADMEAAVRTIAGSARSMGLNVEGV, translated from the coding sequence ATGGCCAAGAAGATTACCGCTTACATCAAGCTTCAAGTGAAAGCCGCTCAGGCTAACCCAAGCCCACCTGTTGGTCCTGCTCTGGGTCAGCACGGCGTGAACATCATGGAATTCTGCAAGGCCTTCAACGCCCGTACTCAGGGTCTTGAGCCAGGTCTGCCGACTCCAGTGATCATCACTGTCTACAGCGACCGTAGCTTCACTTTTGAAACCAAAAGTACCCCTGCTTCGGTTCTGTTGAAGAAAGCAGCTGGCCTGACCAGCGGCTCGGCTCGTCCGAACACCGTCAAAGTTGGCACCGTTACCCGTGCTCAGCTGGAAGATATCGCGAAGATTAAAAACGCTGATCTGACTGCTGCTGACATGGAAGCTGCCGTGCGTACCATCGCCGGTTCTGCTCGTAGCATGGGCCTTAACGTGGAGGGTGTGTAA
- the nusG gene encoding transcription termination/antitermination protein NusG: protein MAKRWYVVHAYSGYEKHVMRSLIERVKLAGMEDGFGEILVPTEEVVEMRNGQKRKSERKFFPGYVLVQMDMNEGTWHLVKDTPRVMGFIGGTADKPAPITDKEAEAILRRVADGSDKPKPKTLFEPGEVVRVTDGPFADFNGTVEEVNYEKSRIQVAVLIFGRSTPVELEFSQVVKA, encoded by the coding sequence GTGGCTAAGCGTTGGTACGTAGTGCATGCCTACTCGGGTTACGAGAAGCATGTTATGCGCTCTCTGATCGAGCGTGTAAAGCTGGCAGGCATGGAAGATGGTTTCGGCGAAATTCTGGTCCCTACCGAAGAAGTGGTAGAGATGCGTAACGGCCAGAAACGCAAAAGCGAGCGTAAATTCTTCCCTGGTTATGTGCTTGTCCAGATGGACATGAATGAAGGTACTTGGCACTTGGTCAAGGACACTCCTCGTGTCATGGGCTTCATTGGTGGGACGGCAGACAAACCTGCTCCGATCACTGATAAGGAAGCTGAGGCAATTCTCCGTCGCGTTGCTGATGGCAGCGACAAGCCAAAGCCGAAGACGCTGTTCGAGCCGGGCGAAGTGGTTCGCGTTACCGATGGTCCTTTCGCGGACTTCAACGGTACGGTTGAAGAAGTTAACTACGAAAAAAGCCGGATCCAAGTGGCTGTGCTTATTTTCGGACGCTCTACTCCGGTGGAGCTCGAGTTCAGTCAGGTCGTAAAGGCATAA
- the secE gene encoding preprotein translocase subunit SecE, protein MNPKAEAQDSRFDLVKWLVVVLLVVVGVVGNQYYSAQPILYRVLALLVIAAVAAYVGLQTGKGKAFFVLAKEARAEIRKVVWPTRQETTQTTLIVVAVVLVMALLLWGLDSLLGWLVSLIVG, encoded by the coding sequence ATGAATCCAAAGGCTGAAGCCCAAGACTCTCGTTTTGATCTGGTTAAGTGGCTCGTCGTAGTCCTCTTGGTCGTTGTGGGTGTTGTTGGAAATCAATACTACTCGGCGCAGCCAATCCTGTATCGCGTACTTGCTTTGCTCGTGATCGCCGCTGTCGCAGCCTATGTAGGGTTGCAGACTGGCAAGGGCAAGGCTTTCTTCGTGTTGGCCAAGGAAGCTCGCGCCGAGATTCGTAAAGTCGTATGGCCTACTCGTCAAGAAACCACCCAGACTACCCTCATCGTGGTAGCTGTGGTTCTGGTTATGGCGCTGCTGCTGTGGGGTCTAGATTCCCTGCTCGGCTGGCTTGTTTCCTTGATCGTCGGCTAA
- the birA gene encoding bifunctional biotin--[acetyl-CoA-carboxylase] ligase/biotin operon repressor BirA produces MQTLLKLLKDGAFHSGEDLGAVMGVSRSAVWKKLQQLEAETGLEIHKVRGRGYRLADPLFLLDAQWIEQAGSDWAVRVYDSIDSTNAQAMRLIDDGESLPLLVLAERQTAGRGRRGRKWVSPFAENLYYSLAMRVDGGMRRLEGLSLLVGLAVVKMLREMGINGAGLKWPNDILVGGRKLAGVLLELTGDPADVCHVVIGIGINVNMRASDEVDQSWTSMLLESGGVIDRNQVVARLNKELGAYLSAHRETGFGAFQAEWEANHLWQGRPVTLLAGSSAVEGVVVGIDAVGALRLRVGDQVQSFSGGELSLRLRAAPEA; encoded by the coding sequence ATGCAGACGTTACTGAAGCTTCTGAAAGATGGGGCGTTTCACTCCGGCGAAGACCTAGGAGCTGTCATGGGGGTGAGTCGCAGTGCTGTCTGGAAAAAGTTACAGCAGCTTGAGGCTGAGACGGGACTGGAAATCCACAAAGTGCGCGGTCGCGGCTATCGGCTCGCTGACCCTCTTTTCCTGTTGGATGCGCAATGGATCGAGCAGGCTGGCTCGGATTGGGCCGTTCGTGTTTACGACAGTATCGACTCTACCAACGCCCAGGCCATGCGCTTGATTGATGATGGGGAGTCGTTGCCTCTTCTTGTTCTTGCTGAGCGGCAGACGGCGGGCAGAGGCCGGCGAGGTCGCAAGTGGGTGAGTCCGTTTGCCGAGAATCTCTATTACAGCCTGGCAATGCGTGTTGACGGGGGGATGCGTCGGTTGGAGGGTTTGAGCCTCCTTGTAGGTCTCGCCGTAGTCAAAATGCTGCGAGAAATGGGAATAAATGGAGCGGGATTGAAGTGGCCTAATGACATACTTGTGGGGGGGCGAAAGCTGGCTGGGGTCTTGCTCGAGCTGACCGGGGATCCGGCCGATGTCTGTCATGTCGTGATAGGCATTGGCATCAACGTCAATATGCGCGCCTCTGACGAGGTTGATCAATCTTGGACGTCCATGCTGCTTGAGTCTGGTGGCGTTATAGATCGCAACCAGGTCGTGGCGCGCTTGAATAAAGAGCTAGGTGCTTATTTGTCCGCGCATCGCGAGACGGGGTTTGGTGCCTTTCAAGCGGAGTGGGAAGCCAATCATCTTTGGCAGGGCCGGCCTGTGACACTGCTTGCAGGTTCTAGCGCGGTGGAGGGTGTAGTCGTCGGGATTGATGCGGTCGGCGCGTTGCGACTGAGAGTTGGTGATCAGGTGCAAAGCTTCAGTGGCGGAGAACTGAGTCTGAGGTTGCGTGCTGCCCCTGAGGCGTAA